In the genome of Chryseobacterium oryzae, one region contains:
- a CDS encoding DUF1287 domain-containing protein, with protein MKKYFSFFIFLFVLFTANAQNPFAQKLSTSALALTKDKVTYDPSYITINYPNGDVAADKGVCTDVIIRAYRKLGIDLQKEVHEDMKKNFSLYPKKFGLKRPDTNIDHRRVPNLMVFFSRFGISKSTETKPELYVPGDIVTWLLPGNLTHIGIVVNKKSADGKRYLIVHNIGAGQVLEDCLFKFTITGHYQYSK; from the coding sequence ATGAAAAAGTATTTTTCGTTCTTTATTTTTTTATTTGTCCTCTTTACTGCAAATGCACAAAACCCTTTTGCACAGAAACTGTCAACCTCCGCCTTAGCTTTAACCAAAGATAAGGTAACCTATGATCCTTCATACATCACGATAAATTATCCTAATGGGGATGTTGCTGCAGATAAAGGAGTTTGTACAGATGTAATTATAAGAGCTTACAGGAAATTAGGCATCGATTTACAGAAAGAAGTGCATGAAGATATGAAGAAGAATTTTTCTTTATATCCTAAAAAATTTGGTTTAAAAAGACCAGACACCAATATAGATCATCGAAGAGTTCCTAATCTTATGGTATTTTTCAGCAGATTCGGAATTTCCAAATCAACGGAAACAAAACCTGAATTATACGTTCCCGGAGATATTGTTACATGGCTACTTCCTGGAAATCTAACCCATATCGGAATAGTTGTCAACAAAAAATCCGCAGACGGAAAACGATATTTAATTGTTCATAACATCGGTGCAGGACAGGT
- the hemC gene encoding hydroxymethylbilane synthase: protein MKSIRIGTRNSALAMWQAREVARQLQNLNYLTEIIPIVSSGDKNLHKPLYSLGITGVFTRDLDIALLNDEIDIAVHSLKDVPTKLPESIELVAYLERDHPQDVLIRRKSAENKEFHELKLATSSLRRRAFWLKYYPEAEFSDIRGNIQTRLQKLEEQDFDATLLSLAGIKRMNMEINYEMLPLMIPAPAQGVVAVAGHSDKKEINDILKKINHQKTQICVEIERNFLSTLEGGCTAPIGAFAEIIENQVRFKAALCSLDGKNCISTDESFEYNEDENFGEKFANIVLENGGKELMAEIKTQL from the coding sequence ATGAAAAGCATTAGAATAGGAACCAGAAATTCGGCGCTTGCAATGTGGCAGGCTAGAGAAGTTGCAAGACAATTACAAAACCTCAATTATCTTACAGAAATTATCCCAATCGTTTCTTCTGGCGATAAAAACCTCCATAAACCGCTCTATTCTTTAGGAATTACAGGTGTTTTTACCCGAGATTTGGATATTGCTCTGCTGAATGATGAGATTGATATTGCAGTTCATTCTTTAAAAGATGTTCCTACAAAACTTCCGGAAAGCATTGAACTCGTTGCGTATCTCGAAAGAGATCATCCACAAGACGTGCTTATCAGAAGAAAATCTGCAGAAAATAAAGAGTTTCATGAACTTAAACTGGCAACAAGCAGTTTAAGAAGAAGAGCTTTTTGGCTTAAATATTATCCTGAAGCAGAATTTTCGGATATCCGTGGAAATATACAAACCAGACTTCAAAAACTTGAAGAGCAGGATTTCGATGCAACACTTTTATCCTTAGCAGGAATTAAAAGAATGAATATGGAAATTAACTACGAAATGCTTCCATTGATGATTCCTGCCCCTGCACAAGGCGTAGTTGCTGTTGCAGGACATTCTGACAAAAAAGAAATAAACGATATCCTTAAAAAAATTAATCACCAGAAAACCCAAATTTGTGTTGAAATTGAAAGAAATTTCCTAAGTACATTAGAAGGCGGGTGTACAGCTCCAATTGGTGCTTTTGCAGAAATAATAGAAAATCAGGTAAGATTTAAAGCCGCACTATGTTCTTTGGACGGTAAAAATTGCATCTCAACCGATGAAAGTTTTGAATATAATGAGGACGAAAATTTCGGTGAAAAATTTGCTAATATTGTATTAGAAAATGGGGGTAAAGAATTAATGGCTGAAATTAAAACTCAATTATAA
- the hemA gene encoding glutamyl-tRNA reductase, which yields MTQYNNIHQTSNFAVLSVSYEKADVETRGKFAFFDDNIKNFVERIHQENLGDAFVVSTCNRTEIYTTTSNYLFVAEEYCKTIGVNLSDFLQFANILTKDEALNHLFRVAAGLESQIIGDFEIIGQIKKAYARFKRERKNSNPFLERSINSAIQISKKIKNETGISNGAASVSYAAVHYILNNQKKITEKNILLLGVGEIGQNTVENLVKHVYQPKIKIANRTQEKAAKISEKYNIPNIDYNNFDRELNDTDILIVATGAKSPIINQSHFSSGKEILVIDLSIPNNVDKSVSELEHVTLIDVDELSKQIQETIQQREKEIPKAEKIIKEMAKDFIEWEKKRKLAPNIHHFKAVLKNMERNEMHNFYRKNKYVNINDMELSDKMIQKITSRFAKYIIDNPLKAEEISKLMHEILVEQPNKEFNEKH from the coding sequence ATGACACAGTATAATAATATTCATCAGACCTCAAATTTTGCCGTTCTATCGGTGAGCTACGAAAAAGCCGATGTAGAAACAAGAGGGAAATTTGCTTTTTTTGATGATAATATTAAAAATTTTGTTGAAAGAATCCATCAGGAGAATCTTGGGGATGCATTTGTGGTTTCTACCTGTAACAGGACAGAAATTTACACCACTACTTCCAATTATCTTTTTGTAGCAGAAGAATACTGCAAAACCATTGGTGTAAATCTTTCAGATTTTCTTCAGTTTGCCAATATTTTAACAAAAGATGAAGCTTTAAACCATCTTTTTAGGGTTGCAGCAGGTTTGGAAAGCCAGATTATCGGAGATTTCGAAATCATAGGGCAAATTAAAAAAGCTTACGCCCGTTTTAAAAGGGAAAGAAAAAATTCTAATCCATTTTTAGAAAGATCGATTAATTCTGCGATTCAGATTTCAAAGAAAATAAAAAATGAAACCGGCATTTCCAACGGAGCAGCTTCGGTTTCTTATGCTGCGGTACATTATATTTTAAACAATCAAAAGAAAATTACCGAAAAAAACATTTTACTTCTCGGTGTAGGAGAAATCGGACAAAACACGGTAGAAAACTTGGTAAAACACGTTTATCAGCCGAAAATTAAAATCGCTAACCGAACTCAGGAAAAAGCTGCCAAGATTTCAGAGAAATACAATATTCCGAATATCGATTATAATAATTTTGATCGTGAACTGAATGATACCGATATTTTAATTGTTGCAACAGGGGCAAAATCTCCCATTATCAACCAATCTCATTTTTCGAGCGGAAAAGAAATTCTGGTTATCGACCTTTCTATCCCAAACAATGTGGATAAAAGTGTTTCTGAACTGGAACATGTTACCTTAATTGATGTTGATGAGCTTTCCAAACAAATTCAGGAAACTATTCAGCAAAGAGAAAAAGAAATTCCGAAAGCCGAAAAAATCATCAAAGAAATGGCTAAGGATTTTATCGAATGGGAAAAAAAGAGAAAATTGGCTCCTAACATTCATCATTTCAAAGCTGTTCTTAAAAATATGGAACGCAACGAAATGCATAATTTCTACAGAAAGAATAAATATGTCAATATCAACGACATGGAGCTTTCAGATAAAATGATTCAAAAAATTACGAGCCGTTTTGCAAAATATATCATCGATAACCCTTTAAAAGCCGAAGAAATTAGTAAATTAATGCACGAAATTTTAGTTGAACAACCCAATAAAGAATTCAATGAAAAGCATTAG